Proteins co-encoded in one Papaver somniferum cultivar HN1 chromosome 5, ASM357369v1, whole genome shotgun sequence genomic window:
- the LOC113282555 gene encoding calmodulin-like isoform X1 translates to MADQLTEDQISEFKEAFSLFDKDGDGCITTKELGTVMRSLGQNPTEAELQDMINEVDADQNGTIDFPEFLDLMARKMKDTDSEEELKEAFKVFDKDQNGFISAAELRHVMTNLGEKLTDEEVDEMIREADVDGDGQVNYEEFVKMMLAK, encoded by the exons ATGGCTGATCAGTTAACAGAAGATCAGATCTCAGAATTCAAGGAAGCTTTTAGCTTATTTGATAAAGATGGAGATG GCTGTATCACTACTAAAGAGTTGGGAACTGTAATGAGGTCTCTGGGACAGAATCCAACTGAAGCTGAACTTCAGGACATGATCAACGAGGTTGATGCTGACCAAAATGGAACTATTGATTTCCCGGAGTTCTTGGATTTGATGGCACGAAAGATGAAA GATACTGATTCTGAGGAGGAACTGAAGGAGGCTTTTAAGGTCTTTGACAAGGATCAAAATGGTTTCATTTCTGCTGCTGAG TTGCGACATGTTATGACAAATCTGGGAGAGAAGTTGACTGATGAGGAAGTGGATGAGATGATTCGTGAAGCAGATGTTGATGGAGATGGCCAGGTCAACTACGAGGAGTTTGTCAAGATGATGTTGGCCAAGTAA
- the LOC113282555 gene encoding calmodulin-like isoform X2 → MRSLGQNPTEAELQDMINEVDADQNGTIDFPEFLDLMARKMKDTDSEEELKEAFKVFDKDQNGFISAAELRHVMTNLGEKLTDEEVDEMIREADVDGDGQVNYEEFVKMMLAK, encoded by the exons ATGAGGTCTCTGGGACAGAATCCAACTGAAGCTGAACTTCAGGACATGATCAACGAGGTTGATGCTGACCAAAATGGAACTATTGATTTCCCGGAGTTCTTGGATTTGATGGCACGAAAGATGAAA GATACTGATTCTGAGGAGGAACTGAAGGAGGCTTTTAAGGTCTTTGACAAGGATCAAAATGGTTTCATTTCTGCTGCTGAG TTGCGACATGTTATGACAAATCTGGGAGAGAAGTTGACTGATGAGGAAGTGGATGAGATGATTCGTGAAGCAGATGTTGATGGAGATGGCCAGGTCAACTACGAGGAGTTTGTCAAGATGATGTTGGCCAAGTAA
- the LOC113282554 gene encoding protein BASIC PENTACYSTEINE2-like, which translates to MDNLRNWHGYYEPPHRGHSGLNLSSPTERDTKPLFNNQHGGGIGRNHQVMVNNNMNNGGVYHPHRVVDMGMPETHLPHLNTSSVDFWLNQRQDVKVNMNGNHLNHMNHINSYGGLSEASGSHGLQIIPQQPEALKVERMVTMEEPPINVNGPLKKRPGGRAQKSPKPKKPKRVVPKDEDGIPTQRASRPARKSMGVNINGIDIDLSVIPIPVCSCTGAPQQCYRWGCGGWQSACCTTSISMYPLPMSNKRRGARIAGRKMSQGAFKKVLEKLATEGYNLSSPIDLRTHWAKHGTNKFVTIR; encoded by the coding sequence ATGGACAATCTGAGAAATTGGCATGGTTATTATGAACCACCACACCGAGGTCACTCTGGTTTGAACCTTAGCTCACCTACTGAGAGAGATACTAAGCCATTGTTTAATAACCAACATGGTGGAGGAATAGGAAGGAATCATCAAGTTATGGTTAATAATAATATGAACAATGGCGGAGTGTATCATCCTCATAGAGTCGTCGACATGGGGATGCCAGAGACACATCTGCCACATCTTAATACTTCTTCGGTGGATTTTTGGCTTAATCAGAGGCAGGATGTCAAAGTTAATATGAATGGAAACCATTTAAACCATATGAACCATATTAACTCTTACGGTGGTCTGTCCGAAGCTTCTGGAAGTCATGGATTGCAGATTATACCTCAGCAGCCTGAGGCATTGAAAGTAGAAAGAATGGTTACTATGGAAGAACCTCCAATCAATGTCAATGGACCGCTGAAGAAAAGACCTGGGGGCAGAGCACAAAAGTCACCTAAACCTAAAAAGCCTAAGAGAGTGGTGCCCAAAGATGAAGATGGTATTCCAACTCAAAGAGCATCAAGGCCTGCTAGGAAGAGTATGGGAGTTAATATAAATGGGATCGATATCGATCTCTCGGTAATACCTATCCCTGTTTGCTCATGCACTGGAGCTCCTCAACAATGTTATCGATGGGGCTGTGGTGGGTGGCAATCAGCTTGTTGTACAACTAGTATTTCTATGTACCCGTTGCCGATGAGCAACAAAAGAAGAGGAGCAAGGATAGCTGGAAGGAAAATGAGTCAAGGAGCTTTTAAAAAGGTTTTGGAGAAATTGGCGACGGAAGGTTACAATCTTTCCAGTCCAATTGATTTGAGGACTCACTGGGCAAAGCATGGTACCAACAAATTTGTCACCATCAGGTAG
- the LOC113282553 gene encoding DEAD-box ATP-dependent RNA helicase 27-like — MDSSDEEINHENEGVIMNQKRKRDRKKKESKKQVEIPVSESEEEEEEEEDLIDRIEEQEEDGDEEEEDTDEDDEEDEDGDEEEEVEEEEEEEEADVAFSDLGLSEPTMNAVRDIGFENMTRVQARAIPQLLKRKNVLGIAGTGSGKTLALLIPAVELLYKKKFSSHNGTGVVVICPIRELAMQTHAAAKDLLKYHTQTLGLVMDGAARRGEAERLVKGVNLLIATPGRLLDHLQNTKGFIYKNLKCLIVDEANRMLEENFEEQMKQIIKLLPKEKIKKIKNGEKITILVRNTALFSATQTTKVEDIAHLLFKSIPVYVNVDDGMSESTVEGLQLGYCVVPSARRFILLYSFLKRNLSKKVMVFFSSCCSVKYHLELLRHLHVDCFDIHGKQNQQKRTSTFSDFCEAEKGILLCTDVARGLDIPAVDWIVQYDPPDEPKEFIHRVGRTAHDENANGNALLFLIPEELQFLQFLKAAKVPLKEYAFDEKKLTKVQSQLEGVVAKNYYLNMSAKEAYRSYILAYNSHSMKEIFNVHKLDLQAVATSFCFSGPPKIYLAPDSSRSKSRKKSRKN; from the exons ATGGATAGTTCAGACGAAGAGATTAACCatgaaaatgaaggggttataaTGAATCAGAAGAGGAAGAGAGAtaggaagaagaaggaaagtaAGAAACAAGTAGAAATACCAGTCTCAGaaagtgaggaggaggaggaggaagaagaagatcttattgatagaattgaagaacaagaagaagatggagacgaagaagaagaggatacagatgaagacgacgaagaagacgaggatggagatgaagaggaagaggtagaggaagaagaagaagaagaagaggcggATGTTGCTTTCTCTGATTTAGGCCTCTCTGAACCTACCATGAATGCTGTTAGAGATATTGGTTTTGAAAATATGACTCGG GTTCAAGCTAGAGCTATTCCACAACTTCTGAAACGAAAGAATGTTCTTGGAATTGCAGGGACGGGTTCTGGGAAGACCCTAGCTTTATTGATACCAGCCGTTGAATTGTTGTACAAGAAAAAGTTCAGTTCGCATAATGGAACTGGGGTGGTTGTCATTTGCCCGATCAGAGAACTTGCTATGCAG ACACATGCTGCGGCTAAGGACCTTCTCAAGTACCACACTCAGACTCTTGGGCTGGTTATGGATGGTGCAGCTCGAAGAGGAGAAGCAGAACGCCTTGTGAAAGGAGTAAATCTGTTAATTGCTACCCCTGGCAGACTTCTTGATCATCTTCAGAATACCAAGggatttatttataaaaatttgaAG TGCCTCATAGTTGATGAAGCTAATCGAATGCTGGAAGAGAACTTTGAGGAGCAAATGAAGCAGATTATAAAGCTTCTTCCAaaggaaaagataaaaaagattaaaaatggcgAAAAGATCACTATTTTG GTGAGAAACACAGCGCTGTTTTCCGCCACTCAGACTACGAAGGTCGAAGATATTGCACACTTGTTATTTAAGTCCATCCCGGTGTATGTTAATGTGGATGATGGCATGTCCGAG TCCACAGTAGAAGGATTGCAGCTAGGTTACTGCGTTGTGCCAAGTGCTAGGAGATTCATTCTGTTGTATTCCTTCTTGAAAAGAAATCTGTCCAAGAAAGTTATGGTTTTCTTCTCTTCATGCTGTTCTGTAAAATATCACTTGGAGCTTCTGAGGCACCTTCATGTGGACTGCTTTGATATCCATGGAAAACAAAACCAGCAGAAGCGTACGTCAACCTTTTCTGATTTCTGCGAGGCAGAGAAAGGCATCTTATTATGTACAGATGTTGCTCGTGGGCTTGATATTCCTGCTGTG GACTGGATCGTGCAGTATGATCCTCCAGATGAGCCCAAG GAGTTCATCCACAGGGTTGGTCGAACAGCTCATGATGAAAATGCAAATGGAAATGCGCTTCTCTTCTTAATACCAGAAGAGTTGCAATTTTTACAATTTCTAAAG GCAGCAAAAGTACCGCTGAAAGAGTACGCATTTGATGAAAAGAAGCTAACAAAAGTGCAATCTCAATTG GAGGGAGTGGTGGCCAAAAACTATTATCTAAATATGTCAGCAAAAGAAGCATACAGATCGTATATATTGGCCTATAATTCACATTCTATGAAGGAAATCTTCAACGTTCACAAACTCGACCTGCAG GCTGTTGCTACTTCCTTTTGCTTTTCTGGTCCACCAAAGATATATCTGGCACCTGATAGCAGTAGATCAAAATCTAGAAAGAAGAGTCGTAAAAATTGA